A region of Streptomyces sp. NBC_01267 DNA encodes the following proteins:
- a CDS encoding S1C family serine protease: MDEGKPTGPEVKWWSRPAPGIPAQAQPGPDPVAEAAPEAAVPPVIPGPGTGSSGTGVEDTGPGTGSSGAGTEGSGPGTEGSGTGTEHTGPAAPADRPRPLHEPDPYGTPPYGGPGPWAPAPPVQRPVPTPAQGTPVPPLHAGAPQPQQHAPHQQLPFHQPLPQPEPSGPQPVPPQPYPQADRHPFSVPLPAPQSPQWHRYDPWGMPADLPPAGLPAAPPPAPRKRRGGIVAALVLALVTGVIGGGVGAYIERNGSFSDIKLPQAGPESTDRVAGSVAGIAASALPSVVTLHVSGKDEQGTGTGFVLDREGHILTNNHVVAPASSSGDITVTFSSGESAKAKVVGRDSGYDLAVVQVSGVSGLTPLPLGNSDNVQVGDPVVAIGAPFDLDNTVTSGIISAKERPITSGGGKGSGSDVSYVDALQTDAPINPGNSGGPLVDTKARVIGINSAIRPADSGSDAGSGQGGSIGLGFAIPINQAKRVAEQLINTGKATHPVIGVTLDMQYTGGGAKVAAKANDGGPAVAPGGAGAAAGIRPGDIVTGVDGRKVRSSVELIVKIRAHRPGDRLALTVRHDGRERAVTLTLGSADGI, translated from the coding sequence ATGGACGAGGGGAAGCCCACCGGGCCGGAGGTCAAGTGGTGGAGCAGGCCCGCGCCGGGAATTCCCGCGCAGGCGCAGCCAGGACCGGACCCGGTTGCTGAAGCCGCACCCGAGGCGGCAGTTCCGCCGGTCATACCCGGGCCCGGCACGGGAAGTTCCGGAACGGGCGTGGAAGACACCGGGCCCGGCACGGGAAGTTCCGGAGCCGGTACGGAAGGTTCCGGGCCCGGCACGGAAGGTTCCGGAACCGGTACGGAACACACTGGGCCCGCCGCCCCAGCCGACCGCCCACGGCCCTTGCACGAGCCCGACCCCTACGGCACCCCGCCCTACGGCGGTCCGGGCCCCTGGGCCCCCGCTCCGCCCGTACAGCGGCCCGTTCCGACGCCGGCCCAGGGCACTCCCGTCCCACCGCTCCACGCGGGCGCCCCGCAGCCGCAGCAGCACGCGCCTCACCAGCAGCTGCCGTTCCATCAGCCGCTGCCTCAGCCGGAACCGTCGGGGCCGCAGCCCGTGCCGCCGCAGCCGTACCCGCAGGCGGACCGGCATCCGTTCTCCGTCCCGCTGCCCGCCCCGCAGTCCCCGCAGTGGCACCGGTACGACCCGTGGGGCATGCCGGCGGATCTGCCCCCGGCGGGCCTCCCGGCCGCCCCGCCGCCCGCACCGCGCAAGCGACGCGGCGGCATCGTGGCCGCGCTGGTACTCGCCCTGGTCACCGGTGTCATCGGCGGAGGTGTCGGCGCGTACATCGAGCGCAACGGCTCCTTCAGCGACATCAAGCTGCCGCAGGCCGGACCGGAGAGCACGGACCGCGTGGCCGGCAGCGTCGCGGGCATCGCCGCGAGCGCCCTGCCGAGCGTGGTCACCCTGCACGTCAGCGGCAAGGACGAGCAGGGCACCGGCACCGGATTCGTCCTCGACCGCGAGGGTCACATCCTCACCAACAACCATGTGGTCGCCCCGGCGAGCTCCTCCGGCGACATCACGGTCACCTTCAGCAGCGGCGAGAGCGCCAAGGCGAAGGTCGTCGGCCGGGACAGCGGTTACGACCTCGCGGTCGTCCAGGTCAGCGGGGTCTCCGGGCTCACCCCGCTGCCCCTCGGCAACTCCGACAACGTCCAGGTCGGTGACCCGGTGGTGGCCATCGGCGCCCCCTTCGACCTGGACAACACGGTGACCTCGGGCATCATCAGCGCCAAGGAGCGCCCCATCACGTCCGGCGGCGGCAAGGGCAGCGGCAGTGACGTCAGCTATGTCGACGCCCTCCAGACCGACGCCCCGATCAACCCCGGTAATTCGGGCGGGCCGCTGGTCGACACCAAGGCCCGCGTGATCGGCATCAACAGCGCCATCCGCCCCGCGGACAGCGGTTCGGACGCCGGAAGCGGCCAGGGCGGCTCCATCGGACTCGGCTTCGCGATCCCCATCAACCAGGCGAAGCGGGTAGCCGAGCAGCTGATCAACACCGGCAAGGCCACCCATCCCGTGATCGGCGTCACACTCGACATGCAGTACACAGGGGGCGGCGCCAAGGTGGCTGCCAAGGCCAACGACGGCGGACCCGCCGTCGCACCGGGCGGCGCGGGAGCCGCCGCCGGGATCAGGCCGGGGGACATCGTCACAGGTGTGGACGGCCGGAAGGTGCGCAGCAGCGTGGAGTTGATCGTCAAGATCCGCGCACACCGGCCCGGCGACAGACTGGCTCTCACCGTCCGGCACGACGGCCGGGAGCGGGCTGTGACCTTGACTCTTGGTTCGGCCGACGGCATATGA
- a CDS encoding sec-independent translocase has translation MFNDVGPLEIVTLVVLAVIVFGPDKLPKLIQDVTRTIRKIREFSESAKEDIRTELGPEFKDFEFEDLNPKTFVRKQLMDGSDDLGLKEIRSSFDLKKEISEITDVVQGRSSATESDTDEDSTPAVGASSGAANGSSTGPDLLKKRTKVDTDERPPFDSDAT, from the coding sequence GTGTTCAATGACGTAGGCCCCCTTGAGATCGTGACGCTCGTGGTGCTCGCCGTGATCGTTTTCGGCCCGGACAAGCTGCCGAAGCTCATCCAGGACGTCACGCGCACGATCCGGAAGATCCGTGAGTTCTCCGAGAGTGCGAAGGAAGACATCCGCACGGAACTCGGCCCCGAGTTCAAGGACTTCGAGTTCGAGGACCTCAACCCCAAGACCTTCGTCCGTAAGCAGCTCATGGACGGCAGCGACGATCTGGGGCTGAAGGAGATCCGCAGCAGCTTCGATCTCAAGAAGGAGATCTCCGAGATCACCGACGTGGTGCAGGGCAGGTCCAGTGCCACGGAGAGTGACACGGACGAGGACAGCACCCCCGCCGTCGGCGCGTCGTCCGGTGCGGCCAACGGCTCATCGACCGGCCCCGACCTGCTGAAGAAGCGGACGAAGGTCGACACCGACGAGCGTCCGCCGTTCGACTCGGACGCCACCTGA
- a CDS encoding Mrp/NBP35 family ATP-binding protein has product MAMEDAVREALATVNDPEIHRPITELGMVKSVDIGADGAVAVTIYLTVSGCPMRETITTNVTDAVARVEGVTSVSVGLDVMSDEQRKELAASLRGGTAEREVPFAKPGSLTRVYAVASGKGGVGKSSVTVNLAAALAADGLKVGVVDADIYGHSVPRMLGAYGRPTQVENMIMPPSAHGVKVISIGMFTPGNAPVVWRGPMLHRALQQFLADVYWGDLDVLLLDLPPGTGDIAISVAQLVPNAEILVVTTPQQAAAEVAERAGSIAVQTHQKIVGVVENMSGLPCPHCDEMVDVFGTGGGQKVAEGLTKTTGATVPVLGSIPIDVRLREGGDEGKPVVLTDPDSPAGTALRAIATKLSSRQRGLAGMSLGVTPRNKF; this is encoded by the coding sequence ATGGCTATGGAAGACGCGGTGCGTGAAGCGCTGGCGACAGTGAACGACCCCGAGATCCACCGACCGATCACCGAACTCGGCATGGTCAAATCGGTTGATATCGGAGCGGACGGCGCGGTCGCTGTCACGATCTACCTCACCGTCTCCGGTTGCCCGATGCGCGAGACCATCACGACGAACGTCACCGACGCCGTCGCCCGGGTCGAGGGGGTGACCTCGGTCTCCGTCGGGCTGGACGTCATGAGCGACGAACAGCGCAAGGAGCTCGCGGCCTCGCTGCGCGGCGGCACCGCGGAGCGCGAGGTGCCGTTCGCCAAGCCGGGCTCGCTGACCCGCGTCTACGCGGTGGCCTCGGGCAAGGGCGGCGTCGGCAAGTCGTCGGTCACGGTCAACCTGGCCGCGGCGCTGGCGGCGGACGGCCTGAAGGTCGGCGTCGTCGACGCGGACATCTACGGGCACAGCGTGCCGCGGATGCTCGGTGCGTACGGCCGCCCCACCCAGGTCGAGAACATGATCATGCCGCCGTCGGCACACGGGGTGAAGGTCATCTCGATCGGCATGTTCACCCCGGGCAACGCCCCGGTGGTCTGGCGCGGACCCATGCTGCACCGGGCGCTCCAGCAGTTCCTGGCCGATGTGTACTGGGGCGACCTGGACGTCCTGCTGCTCGACCTCCCGCCGGGCACCGGTGACATCGCGATCTCGGTGGCACAGCTCGTGCCGAACGCCGAGATCCTGGTGGTGACCACCCCGCAGCAGGCCGCTGCCGAGGTCGCCGAACGGGCCGGTTCCATCGCGGTCCAGACCCACCAGAAGATCGTCGGCGTCGTCGAGAACATGTCGGGGCTGCCGTGCCCGCACTGCGACGAGATGGTCGACGTCTTCGGTACGGGCGGCGGGCAGAAGGTCGCCGAAGGCCTGACGAAGACGACCGGCGCCACGGTTCCGGTACTCGGCTCGATCCCGATCGACGTACGGCTGCGGGAGGGCGGCGACGAGGGCAAGCCCGTCGTGCTGACCGACCCGGACTCCCCGGCGGGCACCGCGCTGCGCGCCATCGCGACCAAGCTCAGCAGCCGCCAGCGCGGCCTGGCGGGCATGTCGCTGGGGGTCACCCCGCGCAACAAGTTCTAG
- a CDS encoding DUF1003 domain-containing protein, which translates to MAAEPTPRGRLDQPLMKRRRWLPEYDPESFGRLSEQVARFLGTGRFIVWMTVVIVIWLVWNSFAPTAVRFDPYPFIFLTLVLSLQASYAAPLILLAQNRQDDRDRVNLEQDRNQNERSIADTEYLTREIAALRMGLGEVATRDWIRSELQDLVREMAERRAVFPRESDEADH; encoded by the coding sequence ATGGCCGCTGAGCCGACGCCCAGGGGCCGCCTGGACCAGCCGCTGATGAAACGGCGGCGCTGGCTGCCGGAGTACGACCCGGAGTCGTTCGGGCGGCTCTCGGAGCAGGTCGCGCGGTTCCTGGGGACCGGGCGGTTCATCGTCTGGATGACGGTCGTCATCGTCATCTGGCTGGTGTGGAACAGCTTCGCGCCGACCGCCGTCCGCTTCGACCCGTACCCCTTCATCTTCCTGACCCTGGTGCTGTCGCTCCAGGCCTCGTACGCGGCGCCGCTGATCCTCCTCGCGCAGAACCGGCAGGACGACCGGGACCGGGTCAATCTGGAGCAGGACCGGAACCAGAACGAACGCTCCATCGCCGACACCGAATACCTCACACGGGAGATCGCCGCGCTGCGGATGGGCCTCGGCGAGGTCGCGACCCGTGACTGGATCCGTTCCGAACTCCAGGACCTGGTGCGGGAGATGGCGGAGCGGCGTGCCGTATTCCCGCGGGAAAGTGATGAAGCCGACCACTGA
- a CDS encoding magnesium transporter MgtE N-terminal domain-containing protein, producing MAAGAPRIFVSHLSGVAVFDPNGDQVGRVRDLVAMLRVGSRPPRLLGLVVEVTSRRRIFLPMTRVTGIESGQVITTGVLNVRRFEQHPTERLVLGELLDRRVYLTGTDEAVTVLDVSVRQLPARRDWEIDKVFVRRGKGGALRRKGETLTVEWSAVTGFSLEEEAQGAENLVATFEELHPADIANVLHHLTPKRRAEVAAALDDDRLADVLEELPEDDQVEILGKLQEERAADVLEAMDPDDAADLLSELPEADKERLLTLMRPHDAADVRRLLAYEERTAGGLMTTEPIVLRPDATIADALARVRKQDLSPALAAQVYVCRPPDETPTGKYLGTVHFQRLLRDPPFTLVGAVVDSDLPPLSPESTLPALTSYLAAYNLVAAPVVDASGSLLGVVTVDDVLDHLLPRDWRETDFHQEPGVPDGPGAADDRAEVSDGR from the coding sequence ATGGCCGCAGGCGCCCCCCGGATCTTCGTCTCCCACCTCTCCGGTGTCGCCGTGTTCGATCCGAACGGCGACCAGGTGGGCCGGGTCCGCGACCTCGTCGCCATGTTGCGTGTCGGCAGCCGGCCGCCGCGGCTGCTCGGTCTGGTCGTCGAGGTGACCAGCCGCCGCCGGATCTTCCTGCCGATGACCCGGGTGACAGGCATCGAGTCGGGACAGGTCATCACCACGGGCGTGCTCAATGTGCGCCGCTTCGAACAGCACCCCACCGAGCGCCTGGTCCTCGGCGAACTGCTGGACCGCCGGGTGTACCTGACCGGCACGGACGAGGCGGTGACCGTCCTCGACGTGTCCGTGCGGCAGCTGCCCGCCCGCCGTGACTGGGAGATCGACAAGGTCTTCGTACGGAGAGGGAAGGGCGGCGCGCTCCGCCGCAAGGGCGAGACCCTGACCGTCGAGTGGTCGGCGGTCACCGGATTCTCGCTGGAGGAGGAGGCGCAGGGTGCGGAGAACCTGGTCGCCACCTTCGAGGAGCTGCACCCGGCCGACATCGCCAATGTGCTGCACCACCTGACGCCCAAGCGCCGTGCGGAGGTGGCCGCCGCACTCGACGACGACCGGCTCGCCGACGTACTGGAGGAGCTGCCCGAGGACGACCAGGTGGAGATCCTCGGCAAGCTCCAGGAGGAACGCGCCGCGGACGTCCTGGAGGCGATGGACCCGGACGACGCCGCCGACCTGCTGAGTGAGCTGCCCGAGGCGGACAAGGAGCGGCTGCTGACACTGATGCGACCGCACGACGCCGCGGACGTGCGGCGGCTGCTCGCGTACGAGGAGCGGACCGCCGGTGGTCTGATGACGACCGAGCCGATCGTGCTGCGTCCGGACGCCACGATCGCGGACGCGCTGGCCCGGGTCCGCAAGCAGGACCTGTCCCCCGCGCTGGCCGCGCAGGTGTACGTGTGCAGGCCGCCCGACGAGACGCCGACCGGCAAGTATCTAGGCACGGTGCACTTCCAGCGACTGCTGCGCGACCCTCCGTTCACTCTGGTCGGCGCGGTCGTCGACAGCGATCTCCCGCCGCTGTCGCCGGAGTCCACGCTGCCCGCGCTGACCAGTTACCTCGCGGCGTACAACCTGGTCGCCGCGCCGGTCGTGGACGCGAGCGGTTCGCTGCTCGGGGTGGTCACCGTCGACGACGTGCTCGACCACCTGCTGCCGCGCGACTGGCGCGAGACCGACTTCCACCAGGAGCCCGGCGTCCCGGACGGGCCCGGCGCCGCGGACGACCGGGCGGAGGTGTCCGATGGCCGCTGA
- a CDS encoding magnesium and cobalt transport protein CorA — protein MSMIRDLRAAVRPALRKSSTTHSNYDPTRDPSASSAVVDCAVYRDGVRQHSQGCLTPREALKSVRAGGGFAWIGLHEPTEEEFSGIAAEFELHPLAVEDAVHAHQRPKLERYDDTLFTVFKTIHYVEHAQLTSTSEVVETGEVMCFTGRDFVITVRHGGQGSLRALRHRLQEDTELLAKGPSAVLHSLADQVVDGYLAVAAAVQDDIDEVEIDVFSEPAKGTSRGTDAGRIYQLKREVLEFKRAVSPLLRPMQQLSERPMRLIDPDIQKYFRDVADHLARVQEQVVGFDDLLNSILQANLAQATVAQNEDMRKITAWAAVIAVPTMITGVYGMNFKYMPETQWRFGYPLVMGGILVVCLAIHRTLRRNGWL, from the coding sequence ATGTCGATGATCCGTGACCTGCGCGCAGCGGTCCGCCCGGCCCTGCGCAAGAGCAGCACCACGCACAGCAATTACGACCCCACCCGTGACCCCTCCGCCAGCAGCGCCGTGGTGGACTGCGCGGTCTACCGCGACGGCGTACGCCAGCACAGTCAGGGGTGCCTGACCCCGCGTGAAGCGCTGAAGTCGGTGCGCGCGGGGGGCGGATTCGCCTGGATCGGGCTGCACGAGCCGACCGAGGAGGAGTTCTCCGGGATCGCGGCCGAGTTCGAACTGCACCCGCTCGCCGTCGAGGACGCGGTCCACGCCCACCAGCGGCCCAAGCTGGAGCGGTACGACGACACCCTCTTCACCGTCTTCAAGACCATCCACTACGTCGAGCACGCCCAGCTCACCTCGACCAGCGAGGTCGTCGAGACCGGTGAGGTGATGTGCTTCACCGGGCGGGACTTCGTCATCACCGTCCGGCACGGCGGACAGGGCTCGCTGCGCGCCCTGCGCCACCGCCTGCAGGAGGACACCGAACTGCTCGCCAAGGGCCCGTCGGCCGTACTGCACTCCCTCGCCGACCAGGTCGTCGACGGCTACCTCGCGGTCGCCGCCGCCGTCCAGGACGACATCGACGAGGTCGAGATCGATGTCTTCTCCGAGCCCGCGAAGGGCACTTCGCGCGGCACCGACGCCGGGCGCATCTACCAACTGAAGCGTGAGGTACTGGAGTTCAAGCGCGCGGTGTCGCCCCTGCTGCGGCCGATGCAGCAGCTGAGCGAGCGCCCCATGCGGCTGATCGACCCGGACATCCAGAAGTACTTCCGTGATGTCGCCGACCACTTGGCCCGCGTGCAGGAGCAGGTGGTCGGCTTCGACGACCTGCTCAACTCGATCCTCCAGGCGAACCTGGCGCAGGCGACGGTCGCGCAGAACGAGGACATGCGCAAGATCACCGCGTGGGCGGCGGTGATCGCCGTTCCGACGATGATCACCGGGGTCTACGGCATGAACTTCAAGTACATGCCCGAGACCCAGTGGCGATTCGGCTATCCCCTGGTGATGGGCGGGATCCTGGTCGTCTGCCTCGCCATCCACCGCACGCTCCGGCGCAACGGCTGGCTCTGA
- a CDS encoding suppressor of fused domain protein, with protein MGDVLALVEARLRSALGEPDARAAVTFLGTDRIEVLRFVDSGDPALVRYATLGMSAHPMADPTATLADPVKGPRAELVLSVRAGLADTDQVLRPLAVLAASPQVEGVVVAPGASLDLGEPLWGGAPFSSVLVAEPGGLVADLELDEPLDPVRFLPLLPMTGNEAAWKRVHGAQELQERWLTHGTDLRDPLRRSVTLG; from the coding sequence ATGGGAGATGTTCTCGCTCTGGTGGAAGCCCGACTGCGCTCGGCGCTGGGTGAACCGGACGCTCGCGCGGCAGTGACGTTCCTGGGTACGGACCGGATCGAGGTGCTGCGTTTCGTGGACTCCGGCGACCCGGCACTCGTCCGGTACGCCACGCTGGGAATGTCCGCGCACCCGATGGCCGACCCCACGGCCACCCTCGCCGACCCGGTAAAGGGCCCCCGCGCCGAGTTGGTGCTCTCGGTACGCGCCGGGCTCGCCGACACCGACCAGGTGCTCCGCCCGCTGGCCGTACTCGCCGCTTCCCCGCAGGTGGAGGGGGTGGTGGTGGCCCCCGGCGCCTCGCTCGACCTCGGTGAACCACTGTGGGGCGGCGCCCCGTTCAGCTCTGTCCTGGTCGCCGAACCCGGGGGACTCGTGGCGGATCTGGAGCTCGACGAACCGCTGGATCCGGTCCGCTTCCTGCCGCTGCTGCCGATGACCGGCAACGAGGCCGCCTGGAAGCGGGTGCACGGAGCGCAGGAGCTCCAGGAGCGCTGGCTGACACACGGAACGGACCTGCGCGATCCGCTGCGCAGGTCCGTCACGCTCGGCTGA
- a CDS encoding MFS transporter — MHGAGEDPFDEGAGSILRQPMAVWATAGASVVAFMGIGLVDPILPSIAKGLQATPSQVSLLFTSYFLITAVAMLVTGWVSSRIGGKKTLLAGLALVVVFAALSGTSGSVGELVGFRAGWGLGNALFVSTALAVIVGAAAGGSAAAILLYESALGLGMACGPLVGALLGNASWRYPFFGTAALMAIGFICISFLLKEQPRPARKTSLLDPIRALGHGGLASVAGSAFFYNYAFFTVLAFTPFVLNMTPYKSGAVFFGWGLLLAVFSVLVAPRLQKRFGTLRVLGLSLVLLAADLVVLGYGNHTTAIVCTVLSGAFIGLNNTVYTELALGVSDAPRPVASAGYNFVRWFAAAAAPFLAPKIEGWTNIHIPFVVAAVAAVLGAVVVGVRRTALSHEAEELQPAHATEDGVSVFVN, encoded by the coding sequence ATGCACGGAGCCGGAGAGGACCCGTTCGACGAAGGAGCCGGGAGCATCCTGCGTCAGCCGATGGCCGTCTGGGCCACGGCGGGCGCGTCCGTCGTGGCCTTCATGGGGATCGGGCTCGTCGACCCGATCCTGCCGTCCATCGCCAAGGGCCTGCAGGCGACACCCAGTCAGGTCTCCCTGCTGTTCACCTCGTACTTCCTGATCACCGCCGTCGCGATGCTGGTCACCGGCTGGGTCTCCAGCCGGATCGGCGGCAAGAAGACCCTGCTGGCCGGACTCGCGCTGGTCGTGGTCTTCGCGGCCCTCTCCGGCACCTCGGGCTCCGTCGGGGAACTGGTCGGCTTCCGGGCCGGCTGGGGGCTCGGCAACGCGCTCTTCGTCTCCACCGCACTCGCCGTCATCGTCGGCGCCGCGGCGGGCGGCAGCGCGGCGGCGATCCTGCTGTACGAGTCGGCACTCGGCCTCGGCATGGCGTGCGGGCCGCTGGTGGGCGCGCTGCTCGGCAATGCCAGCTGGCGCTACCCGTTCTTCGGCACCGCGGCCCTGATGGCCATCGGCTTCATCTGCATCTCGTTCCTGCTCAAGGAACAGCCCAGGCCGGCCCGTAAGACATCCCTGCTCGACCCGATCCGGGCACTCGGACACGGCGGGCTCGCCTCCGTCGCGGGTTCGGCCTTCTTCTACAACTACGCGTTCTTCACGGTCCTGGCGTTCACCCCGTTCGTGCTGAACATGACGCCGTACAAGTCGGGTGCGGTCTTCTTCGGCTGGGGCCTGCTGCTCGCGGTCTTCTCGGTACTCGTCGCGCCGCGGCTCCAGAAGCGCTTCGGGACCCTCAGGGTGCTGGGGCTCTCCCTCGTCCTGCTCGCCGCCGACCTGGTGGTGCTCGGTTACGGCAACCACACGACGGCGATCGTCTGCACGGTCCTGTCCGGTGCCTTCATCGGCCTCAACAACACCGTCTACACGGAGCTGGCGCTCGGCGTCTCGGACGCGCCGCGTCCGGTGGCCAGCGCGGGCTACAACTTCGTCCGCTGGTTCGCAGCAGCCGCCGCGCCGTTCCTCGCCCCGAAGATCGAGGGCTGGACGAACATCCACATCCCGTTCGTGGTGGCCGCGGTCGCCGCGGTGCTCGGAGCGGTCGTGGTCGGGGTCCGGCGCACGGCCCTGAGCCACGAGGCGGAGGAACTCCAGCCGGCCCACGCGACCGAGGACGGGGTCTCGGTCTTCGTGAACTGA
- a CDS encoding DUF6758 family protein — protein sequence MRGEPSCPKCGGRVRAPGLFADSWQCDVHGTVYPLQPVIPPSVEGLGVVVHRAKVPVWMPWPLPVGWLFTGVVSAGDERSGGRATAVACSGPGPLGGTGELLLVAEELGVGLGARYAGIEGPDPGPYIDVDKPPQAKVLAAGRPTPLWHVTSPGDRAVFAGEARGLWLWAVLWPEQSGLLMYDELVLTDLRGIGAEVDLLPCGALSPRILS from the coding sequence ATGAGGGGCGAACCCAGTTGCCCGAAGTGTGGTGGCCGGGTCAGGGCGCCCGGCCTCTTTGCCGACTCGTGGCAGTGCGACGTGCACGGGACGGTCTATCCGTTGCAGCCCGTGATTCCACCCAGCGTCGAGGGCCTCGGCGTCGTGGTCCACCGTGCGAAGGTGCCCGTGTGGATGCCATGGCCGCTGCCCGTCGGCTGGCTGTTCACCGGGGTGGTCTCCGCGGGCGACGAGCGCAGTGGAGGCAGAGCCACCGCTGTGGCCTGTTCGGGTCCCGGCCCGCTCGGCGGGACGGGAGAGCTGCTGCTGGTGGCGGAGGAGCTGGGCGTCGGACTCGGCGCGCGGTACGCGGGCATCGAGGGCCCCGACCCCGGTCCGTACATCGACGTCGACAAGCCCCCGCAGGCGAAGGTGCTGGCCGCGGGGCGTCCCACCCCGCTCTGGCACGTCACGTCCCCCGGCGACCGCGCGGTCTTCGCGGGTGAGGCGCGCGGGCTCTGGCTGTGGGCGGTCCTGTGGCCCGAGCAGTCGGGGCTGCTGATGTACGACGAGTTGGTGCTGACCGACCTCCGGGGCATCGGTGCCGAGGTCGATCTGCTGCCGTGCGGGGCGCTGTCGCCGCGCATTCTGTCCTGA
- a CDS encoding PHP domain-containing protein gives MRIDLHTHSTASDGTDTPAELVRNAAAAGLDVVALTDHDSTRGHAEAIAALPAGLTLVTGAELSCRIDGIGLHMLAYLFDPTEPEFLRERELVRDDRVPRARTMVEKLQGLGVPITWEQVARIAGDASIGRPHIATALVELGVVDTVSDAFTPEWLADGGRAYAEKHELDPFTAIRLVKQAGGVTVFAHPQAVKRGRVVPESVVADLAARGLDGIEVDHMDHDEPTRARLRVLADELGLLATGSSDYHGSRKFVELGACTTHPEVYGEITRRATGAFPVPGAGGHSA, from the coding sequence GTGCGCATTGATCTGCACACCCACTCCACGGCTTCGGACGGTACGGACACCCCCGCCGAGCTGGTGCGCAACGCCGCCGCGGCGGGCCTGGACGTCGTCGCGCTCACCGATCACGACTCCACCCGCGGCCATGCCGAGGCGATAGCCGCACTGCCCGCAGGACTGACCCTGGTCACCGGCGCCGAGCTCTCCTGCCGGATCGACGGCATCGGGCTGCACATGCTCGCCTACCTCTTCGACCCCACCGAGCCGGAGTTCCTGCGCGAGCGTGAACTCGTACGGGACGACCGCGTCCCGCGCGCCCGGACCATGGTCGAGAAGCTCCAGGGGCTGGGCGTCCCGATCACCTGGGAACAGGTCGCGCGCATCGCGGGCGACGCCTCGATCGGCCGCCCGCACATCGCCACCGCCCTCGTCGAGCTCGGCGTCGTCGACACCGTCTCCGACGCCTTCACCCCCGAGTGGCTGGCCGACGGCGGGCGGGCGTACGCGGAGAAGCACGAACTCGACCCGTTCACCGCGATCCGGCTGGTCAAGCAGGCCGGTGGCGTCACCGTCTTCGCGCACCCGCAAGCGGTCAAGCGGGGCCGGGTGGTGCCCGAGTCGGTGGTGGCGGACCTCGCCGCGCGCGGTCTCGACGGCATCGAGGTCGACCACATGGACCACGACGAGCCCACCCGGGCACGGTTGCGGGTCCTGGCCGACGAGCTCGGGCTGCTGGCCACGGGCTCCAGCGACTACCACGGCAGCCGGAAGTTCGTGGAGCTCGGGGCGTGTACGACGCATCCCGAGGTCTACGGCGAGATCACCCGGCGCGCGACCGGCGCGTTCCCGGTGCCGGGCGCCGGCGGACACTCCGCGTAA
- a CDS encoding MarC family protein has product MFDVAVFGSLFVTLFVIMDPPGITPIFLALTAGRPAKVQRRMAGQAVAVAFGVIAVFGLLGQQILDYLHVSVPALMIAGGLLLLLIALDLLTGKTDEPTQTKDVNVALVPLGMPLLAGPGAIVSVILAVQHANTAAQQVSVWGAIIAMHAVLWVTMRYSLLIIRVIKDGGVVLVTRLAGMMLSAIAVQQIINGITQVIKGG; this is encoded by the coding sequence GTGTTCGACGTTGCCGTTTTCGGATCCCTTTTTGTCACGCTTTTTGTGATCATGGACCCACCTGGGATCACTCCGATCTTCCTTGCCCTGACAGCGGGCCGCCCCGCCAAGGTCCAGCGCCGGATGGCGGGCCAGGCCGTCGCCGTGGCGTTCGGGGTGATCGCCGTCTTCGGTCTGCTCGGCCAGCAGATCCTCGACTACCTGCATGTCTCCGTACCGGCGCTGATGATCGCGGGCGGTCTGCTCCTGCTGCTCATCGCGCTCGATCTGCTCACCGGCAAGACGGACGAGCCGACGCAGACGAAGGACGTCAATGTGGCCCTCGTGCCCCTGGGCATGCCGCTGCTCGCCGGGCCCGGTGCGATCGTCTCGGTGATCCTGGCGGTGCAGCACGCGAACACCGCGGCCCAGCAGGTGTCGGTGTGGGGAGCGATCATCGCCATGCACGCGGTGCTCTGGGTGACCATGCGGTACTCGCTGCTGATCATCCGGGTGATCAAGGACGGCGGTGTGGTGCTGGTGACGCGGCTCGCCGGGATGATGCTGTCGGCCATCGCGGTCCAGCAGATCATCAACGGCATCACCCAGGTCATCAAGGGCGGCTGA